The window TGGGTCTAGGCGAGGATAATTTCCTGATTAAAAAGGTTCTATTTCATGAATAATTTGAACTTGATAACGAGTTCtttcaaatccaaaaaactAGTGTAGGAatgtttttggaaaataaatatttttgtagttagttttattttttttctatttagtattgTTAGGCTTTTCCATGTCATGAGTGTCGTGGCCATTTTGATCCATCTTTGTTGGAGGTTGGAGTGGAGCTTTGCCACTTTGCAGATTCAACTGTTTGATTGATATTATCATCAGATAAGGTATTAGCATTGCCTTTTTCGCAATTTGCTAGGCAGAAAGACACCATTCTTATAGTTGGAAACCTCGCCATTACATCAGGGGTGTTCCTCCATGAGATTGCGCATTTATTTAGTCTAATCACAAAGCAATGATTCACAAACTACATCGATTACATTCAGTTTACATGGAGTCAGCTACTTATGCTGTTCACATACCTTGAGTAGGGGCAATCtttattgaaaccttgagtCGGAATCCCATCTTTCCTCTTAGGAACTCATCAATCCAATGTTGTCTTTCTTCAATTATTGATTAATTGGCACAAGTGGTCCAGTTTGAGGGCAGCCTGTTTGAGACCAAAGGCGGCATGTTTCTGATATTCACATCCAAGGGCAGCACGCGATATTCAATATCGAGCTCTTTGAACACTTTGATCATTTCTCCCAGGAGAAGATTTCTCCTGGCCCATCTCTCCTCCATATCCTGATGGTTCATCCTATGCGTGACCCAAAGTGACATCTTCATTTTGTTCATGTCCTCAATATCCGTCACGACCACCATTGAATTTTGATTCCAGTGATTACTGTTTCCTTCAACACACCTGCATTGGTTGCAGAAATGGCTTCCTTGAACTAGCATCTAACTACGAAAAGGAAAAGGCTAGATGGAGCTTCATGCATAATTACatacccttttattttttctttcagacTAGCAATCTTCTCCATCGGAGTGGAgatatggacagagaaatcaatTGCCTCCGTCATATCTGGACTGCGATAGAAGTTACCGATAGGCTTGCTTGCTAGAACACTGTTGGGATATACGATCTTCTGGTTATCGCTCCTCAAAAACACTGTCGTTAATATATTCATCTCTTCAACCCTCAACTGAAGCTCAAAGAAACATAAGTCAACTCTAGTTAAACACTGCCATGTTGAGAAAGATGTTTTGGCATGGTTACTATGTATACCTGGATTCCATCGATCTCGCAGCGATCACCCACGTCAAATGGGTGCATTATGAACAAGAATATGATTGCTTCAAACACGGTCTTACAGGTATTTCCGAAGATGAACACCACCAACAGAAGCTGGGAACTTATCAAGACTAGGAAGTGAGAGATAGGAATTCCAAGTATAATGAGCCAGATTATCAGAATAATGACGCTGACGAGGATGCTCAACATATTGTGAAGTTCATCGACCGCTGTTTTTGTGTCATTGAGAGATAATGCCAGTGCTCTTCGCTCTCTGAATGCGTTAACCTGAACAAAAGGTGAAGAAAGTTTCTTTCATTGCGTTctcttgaaaattgaaatacatCAAGAAGAAAAGTTATTAATCTTGACCCGACAAGGCCGAAGACTCGGGTTAGGGTTTGGAAGTGTTGATCTAGTTTGACCgaattaattcaaaacaactacattttaagattaaaaaaagagttagttttttttgtttttctaaaaaaaatcaaattaaattttaatgcaGACAACCTAGTCAAATTAGCTTATGAGATTgctttgatttgataaaatcaaagacaacttgtttttttttacccagCACGGGCCATGTCCAAAAGCAAGCAATAAATCAGTAGCATCCAATGACCAAAGTAGGCCAAGCAATAAATTTAGAGATTAACTACCAGCCAGGACTTGAGAGATGACTTTTTTATTCCTTCATCCTCGCGTGTTATTCCCATGAGCTGCATTGCCTTCAATGCTGCTTCTTTATTCATAAAGCGAGTCATGTCATCAAGGTAAATCTGGCTAATACAAAGATACAGATTCAAAACATCAAATGAATGGCCGTCAAAAAATATCAGGAGGCAAACATAAGAAAGGAAAATACTTCGAATCTATCCATGCCAGCATCATGGTCAGTCAGCTTGAATGGAGATGATATGGATTGACAGTGAGGGAAAATATGCAAATTAACTTACTGGCTTCCTGTCTTAGCCACCTTCTGAAATATTTTCTTGGCTGCCTCTTTTGCTTGGCACTCACTTCTGATATGCAGTAAAGAGTCATCTTTGATGTCTGAATCAAGTATATGCTCATCTAAAGTAGACAAGGCACCATGGCGGATGATATTTATCATCCTCGTCATATTCCAAGCTGATATATTCATATGGTTTAGCTTTTGCATCTTGTCAATTGGAATCTCTTCATCTTTCTTGTTAGGCGTTGAGTTAGAAAATCTAGGTTTCTTCCCAACCGTGGTGCATCTTTGTAGCTTTCCACTACCTTCCTTTGCAAGGAGAGTTTCCTTGAGATCACCAGGACCGGGACTGGCAGGCCCGGAATTTCTTATTTGCTGAACCCCGGTGACCGCCCCTACCTCTTCCTTGGTGCTTCGCCATTCAGGGAATGGAGAACCAGAGAGTGACTCGATTACATATTGATTGTACAGAGCCTCCTGGATTCGTTCGAAGAACGCATTGACATGGAAGGATGAAGCAAGAACCTTAACAAGGAGGGTTTTTAAAAGCCATATTAATGTTCCTATAAAGAAACACACCAGAATCTTGGTCCCATAAAGCAATATCTTGCTCTCGCTCTTCTCAACCTTGTCATCAAAAGTCAAGTGCCAAATAAGCAAGACCAAACCCAACCAGAGGCAATTCTGAACGGCCCTCCTCAACCCATAAACGAAATACAGAACCCGTTTCCGCAAAAGAAAATTGCTTTCGATGAAGATAACAACAAGCTTAATTCCCCAACCAGACACCAAACGACCAGAGATAAGTGCCAAAACCATTATCTCCCATTTCCATAGTGAAAGATCCCACAATGTTTGCCTCTTTAATACAGGAATGGACAGACTACAAACTAAAGCTGCTATGATTAAAACAAGACTCGCCCATTGCAGCATTATCAACGTGTTATGTTTTATGTTCCTATATTCTTCTGGGATGTCTTCATCGTCATCTTCTTCACCCAAAGCTCCATCAGAGTTCACCGTTCTCTCAGTTCTTTGATAGTGCTCCTCAGGCTGGTCTATCAATCTGGACTTCGCCTTGTTCACGACTAACCTCCATGAATTTTGCTCAAGAGCACTGAAAGATGGTTGGTGCGAGTCCTTGCTTCTTTCCCGGACAGCTTCATGAATTACGTCCTCAAACGACACTTTGAATTTATTTGCTGACCCTGTAGCTTTCCTGCTTGGACTTCCACTGCAGGATTTTGAAGCAATAGTGGTTTCTTTGTCAGAAACATCAGCAATATTGTCGACGTTGACAATAACTTCCTCATCCTGGCCAAACGAACCAGAGAACTGGGCAATGTGACAATCGCTGCCATGGTGGAGTAGagcttgtttttctctttctagGTGCTCTGGTTGTTGCTTAGCCTGAGTACCATAAGATTTGAGGGATTTTCTCAAGCCTTCCATTACAGGATCCTTGGGGAAATCTTCAAGGCCTCGTGTGGGTAATAAATACTGATATGAAGTACTTTTAAGCATGTAAACTACAGTAGTCGATAGAGAAAGATTCGAATTTTGATAGTGCAGcattatttttagtttacaCTATTTGAGTAGGACACAGATGCTCATGGAAGCTACTGATTTGGAGAATAAAGGCAAGATTTGTGTTGGAATCAACTCTTTTGTTCTCTTGCAGTTTACACGTTTATGGTATTCGTTTTTTGGCATAAATTCTCTTCTTTTGGCTCTGGCTTTGCCAAAGAAGTGAACCTCTAATCGCATGCCCTTCTCAAGTTTTCATGGAGTTCTGTGCTTCTTTTAATTGGCCTGAGACTCGTGCAGGCACCCTTTAGGATCACACACCCCTtgtatttcatttaatatattttttaattgcctCTCTTTTAAGAGCATCACACACCCCTTGTATTCATTAATTAAGAGCATCACACAATTTCTAGGATTTTAGGGCGCTGAAAACAAATCTACAAACAATCAATCAGTTCTTTTCCTTGAGATGATATGTACTTTCTCATATATATGCGtttcatttaatatattctCGACATAAAATTCTTCCACCATCAGTTCTCATCTGTCAACAGCTGGGGAATTTTTCCTGGGGTTTACAGAGAGAATTTCCATTGCTGGAATGTGCCCAAGGAAGAGATACCAGGAACCAATAAAGGGAAAGCTCTGGATTTGAGGCGTAAGAACATTTTCAGTTAACAGCGCTCTTTTCCTTTGCATATATGCCGAAGCTTTAAATTCTTGTCTTGGATTTTATCACTCCTTGAAGGtatattaaaattcattaaagCATTAACTCCTAATTCCAAAGCTTTtaacagggaaaaaaagaacACCCTATCTCTAAAGAACTAGCAGTTCACTGAACACTTCATAATGTCTACGCTCTCGCTGGCTGAAAACCGACACAACCCTAGAGCTAGGACAACACAAACTAAAGCTAAGCTCTACACTTGGTGAGCAACTATAAGATCAACAGTTCTACTTCAAGGTTAGGGAACATACGTGCTTATCTCCGACAGTTGATATATGTACCGACAAGGTGTGTATGTAGACgtgtttgtatttgtatttgtatttgtattcaTCAAGGAAGAGCACCAAACCCTGATTGAACAAAAGCAAGCATTGTGATGGATGAAATATTCACTTCTAGCATCACCGTGTGTCTCCTCTAATTGCAGTTACAACTCTTCTAGGAGACTTTCCTTTCTGCTTGTCCTGTCTTTCTTCAGCAACCTGTTCCGAGATTAGATAAGTTTCTAAATGTCTACAGCGATGACGAATAGAGAAATTTTAGATCCTTCACATACCATCCTGTCTATCTGCTGTAGAAGCTGTAAAATTTCAGAGAAATCAGGTCTCAAAGATGGGTCTTGCTGCCAGCATCTCTCAAGCAGTTCCGCCAATTTGGGATGTGAATGGCTTGGAATTGATGGTCTTAGACCCTGAAATCCATGTCAGGACAGCAGCTCTTTATTAGTGGTTAACAAGTCCCTTAGTTAATTTGAGCTCAAAATATGCTTCTATGACAGCAGATTACATTGCCAACAAGCAGCATGATCACAAAGGATGATGATGAAAAGAATTTAGCAGGTCCTGATCTTTTTATTTCCAGGATTGCTGATTGAACTAAAATTTTGACCCCCTCCCCCACCTGTCTTAATTTTGATGCAAggcattaaaaaacatgattggaGCACGGGACTCATTGACAACCTCTGAGACTTCCTAAAATGAGTCCACGAGATTTACACTAACCAAAAAGTCATTTAGTCATGTGCTTGGTCTTGCTTTGTTTATACCAGACACAGGGTTCTGTTGGTCGAGAAGCAGTTTGGCAGTTAACAGACGAAGCCAAAGACGGGCTGGTTTCTATCTGAATGGAAAACTAAAATCCCATCTGAAGCAGAAAGAAAAGGCATCGTGGAGGACTACCTGCTGGACCACACCAACTGCGGCTTGTAATGGAGACAAATGCTCATACGGAAGCTGGGATATCATTCACAAGAACACAGATGATTGTCATGAAATCTGAGTGATCATACATTTGTAGaacttatataaaaacaaaacatcaatttggAAAATCTAAACATATGAACAAGAAGAATATCTCATTACTTCTAACAAAACAGAGAGAATGTGGTGTTACCTTTCCAGTAAGCAACTCCCAGAGCACAATGCCAAAACTAAAAACATCAGCTTTATGATCATACGGTTTGTGTTCAATAACCTTAGATAACCGAACACAAAGGAAACATATGTTATGGAGCCATGATGAAACAACCGAATgcataaaaatgttttaatcaATAATCATCATGTGATTCACTAAGCCATTTTATTCAGTGCAACAGCACCAACCTCTGGAGCCATCCAGCGATAGGTTCCAGTTTCTGCTGTCATCACACCAGTCTGATCTTGCACTCTAGCAACACCAAAATCAGCAACTTTAGCTACCTGCTAGCCAAATTTTTGAAACTTTAAGAAACACTAGTAGTCATAGCCAGTAAAGCAAAGATGtaaacttattttctattatagAAAAAGCTGATTCACAAGGCTGCCTTGCTTCCTCTCAAGAGGATTTGATCAGTTATTGCAGCTTTCCAATTTGAAACATGATTTAGTTCTGAGAAACAGGAAATGTTGATACATCGCTTAAAACTGAATGCAAGATGGTGGTCAGTTGATAAGTATAAAGTACTGTCTTCTGAGTTCTGAAACTGTTGCTGTTTCAGAACTtcagaagagaaaaaataaaaacaggaacACTGGCCAGACTGTAAATTAAATACTGAAAAAGTGAACCACTTACTCCATTTTCATCCATCAACAGATTGGCAGATTTCAGATCTCTATGTACTATATTATTTTGGTGCAAGCAGTGCATTCCCTTGGAAACATCAATTGCTACTCGGAGTAAAGACTGAAGACTTAAACTTTCCTTTTGTTTATGCAGAAAGTCATACATGCTTCCACCAGACATAAATTCTGGGAAGGGTTATTTGCAAACAGAAAATCAATACACATTGAAATAGGTGGGTCATATATGTGCGCATTATTAAAATTACACTACAAACcaacacataattaattaattgaaggaACACATATAGCCATGAGTTTGTTCAAAATTACCTGTAATGATGCACAGGCTTGGAGGTCTGGTGCATGCACCGATGAATTTCACAACATTCTTGTGACGAACTTTCCTGCAAATTGCAAAGGAGTCTAAAGGGGAACAGAGAAGAAATCCGTGCAAGAGTGCAGTGGcgacatttattttttgtttaagattCCTAAGGGAATCAACTAAGTGCTTTAATAGTTGACTTCACTAATCAGAAATGAAACACTGAGAACACTTAAAATGCAATATCCTTGCTCCCATGACAGAAAAAGGACCATAGATTGCTAGAAAATAAGATAACAAGAGAGATTCTGGAACTTGATACTGTGGAAACTTCACATATGATGCGTTTGTGAACAAATTTCTAAATTGTCACACGACAtacatgagaattttgaaaagctCCTTCACTTGTTCCCTTACGTAAATGACCGCTTTAAAATATGAAACGCCTCCATCCAGTCAATCAATTTTATCAACatcatgaaattataaaatgtgaTATAACCTCTTCAGCACACAAGAAAGCATAACCCCCTGCTTACTATTTGTGAGTTGAAATTGCATTTCTTGGGACATTTGGACAACTAAAAAACATCTACAGAAAATATTTGTTAGGAATCATGACAGCTCatccaataattaaattttcaaaattgtcaGGATTATCAACCTCGTACATTTACATTTGGATCTAGTTCCAGTATAAAAACATGATTCCACTGGTATATTTGAAGTTCCAGCTGTAACTGCAAATGTTTTCAGAATTTCAGAGAGCATTTTGTAAGCATTTAGATGGGTAGATAAAGAACCAAAAATACAACCAACCTCATGATAAAGACTTCTTGATCAAATTCACTCTGACGTTTATTGTTTAGATGTTCACCCCTAAGCACTTTAATAGCTACATCTTGACTGCAGAAGGTGCCTTTATACCTGTTTCAGGTAAATCATTCAATTCAAAGAGCATTCATACAAGAACAGATCATGG is drawn from Populus nigra chromosome 5, ddPopNigr1.1, whole genome shotgun sequence and contains these coding sequences:
- the LOC133693301 gene encoding mechanosensitive ion channel protein 6-like codes for the protein MEGLRKSLKSYGTQAKQQPEHLEREKQALLHHGSDCHIAQFSGSFGQDEEVIVNVDNIADVSDKETTIASKSCSGSPSRKATGSANKFKVSFEDVIHEAVRERSKDSHQPSFSALEQNSWRLVVNKAKSRLIDQPEEHYQRTERTVNSDGALGEEDDDEDIPEEYRNIKHNTLIMLQWASLVLIIAALVCSLSIPVLKRQTLWDLSLWKWEIMVLALISGRLVSGWGIKLVVIFIESNFLLRKRVLYFVYGLRRAVQNCLWLGLVLLIWHLTFDDKVEKSESKILLYGTKILVCFFIGTLIWLLKTLLVKVLASSFHVNAFFERIQEALYNQYVIESLSGSPFPEWRSTKEEVGAVTGVQQIRNSGPASPGPGDLKETLLAKEGSGKLQRCTTVGKKPRFSNSTPNKKDEEIPIDKMQKLNHMNISAWNMTRMINIIRHGALSTLDEHILDSDIKDDSLLHIRSECQAKEAAKKIFQKVAKTGSHQIYLDDMTRFMNKEAALKAMQLMGITREDEGIKKSSLKSWLVNAFRERRALALSLNDTKTAVDELHNMLSILVSVIILIIWLIILGIPISHFLVLISSQLLLVVFIFGNTCKTVFEAIIFLFIMHPFDVGDRCEIDGIQLRVEEMNILTTVFLRSDNQKIVYPNSVLASKPIGNFYRSPDMTEAIDFSVHISTPMEKIASLKEKIKGCVEGNSNHWNQNSMVVVTDIEDMNKMKMSLWVTHRMNHQDMEERWARRNLLLGEMIKVFKELDIEYRVLPLDVNIRNMPPLVSNRLPSNWTTCAN